The Trichocoleus sp. FACHB-46 genome has a segment encoding these proteins:
- a CDS encoding cellulase family glycosylhydrolase, which translates to MSKLFQLALKSFGRYCPRAIPAWKQARSLNPNRPHLGAQTPIWRSRSLLQWLSLALAGLCLSLGLQFNPGLEAASAAIALPLSTRGAQIVDGVGRPVLLRGVNWFGIETELHAPHGLWTRDYREMLAQIKGLGYNIIRLPFSLEALRSAAASGIDFNIGANQTLQGKSPLEIMDAVIQEAGQQGLLILLDCHQLNDQRIPELWYGDGFTEADWIDTWKMLANRYKNQPHVIGADLKNEPHGRASWGTNDSATDWRLAAERAGNAILKTNPHWLIVVEGVENNVPGQKLSRHWQGGNLEGVKRYPVRLAVKDQLVYSPHEYGPGVYDQPWFSEKTFPKNLYNRWETGFHYIATQKLAPVLIGEFGGRQVDSNSKEGIWQQQLVEFIKQKQLSFTYWSWNPNSKDTGGVLQDDWRSIEDAKQKLLSQLLPTARSPLTTFRPTGAAVPAKQQRAGASQGSIPRPTLRSPATSPTSLSPNKTQTTKNQLTTKMTIESDWASGFCVRFLVQNPTQKAVQNWQLAFRMNQANINNSWNGNFNRQGSQYQVTPPSWARVLQPNQTVDLGFCANKSGSDYRPQQVSVF; encoded by the coding sequence ATGAGCAAATTGTTCCAGCTAGCTTTGAAATCTTTTGGACGCTATTGCCCAAGAGCAATTCCTGCTTGGAAACAGGCACGATCACTCAACCCCAATCGTCCTCATTTAGGCGCTCAAACCCCAATTTGGCGATCGCGGTCTTTACTCCAGTGGTTGTCCTTAGCTTTAGCGGGTTTATGTCTCAGTTTGGGATTACAGTTCAACCCAGGTTTAGAAGCCGCGAGTGCCGCGATCGCGCTCCCTCTCTCCACCAGAGGAGCCCAAATTGTCGATGGGGTCGGTCGTCCAGTTTTATTGCGGGGAGTGAACTGGTTTGGCATCGAAACTGAATTGCATGCCCCTCACGGTCTTTGGACGCGGGACTACCGTGAGATGCTGGCACAAATCAAAGGATTAGGATACAACATCATTCGGCTGCCCTTCTCCCTAGAAGCTTTGCGCTCTGCCGCAGCAAGTGGCATTGACTTCAATATTGGTGCCAATCAAACCTTGCAAGGTAAATCGCCTCTAGAAATTATGGACGCCGTGATTCAAGAGGCAGGACAGCAAGGGCTACTGATTTTACTGGACTGTCATCAACTGAATGATCAACGCATTCCAGAACTTTGGTATGGCGATGGCTTTACCGAAGCTGATTGGATTGACACCTGGAAAATGTTAGCAAATCGTTACAAGAATCAGCCTCATGTCATTGGAGCTGACCTAAAAAATGAGCCACATGGTCGAGCGAGTTGGGGCACCAATGACTCAGCAACAGACTGGCGACTAGCAGCTGAGCGAGCGGGTAATGCCATTTTGAAGACGAATCCTCATTGGCTGATTGTCGTTGAGGGAGTAGAGAATAATGTTCCTGGACAAAAATTATCCAGGCACTGGCAAGGCGGCAACTTAGAAGGCGTGAAACGTTATCCAGTTCGCTTAGCAGTTAAGGATCAACTCGTTTACTCCCCTCATGAGTATGGCCCTGGAGTTTACGACCAACCCTGGTTTTCAGAAAAAACTTTCCCTAAAAACCTTTACAACCGTTGGGAAACTGGATTTCACTACATTGCGACTCAGAAGCTAGCTCCAGTTTTAATTGGAGAATTTGGGGGACGGCAGGTAGACAGCAATTCCAAAGAAGGCATTTGGCAACAACAGTTGGTTGAGTTTATTAAACAGAAACAACTGAGTTTTACTTACTGGAGCTGGAATCCTAATAGCAAGGATACCGGAGGCGTTTTACAAGATGATTGGCGCAGCATCGAGGACGCTAAGCAAAAACTCTTGAGCCAACTCTTACCTACAGCGCGTTCTCCACTCACAACTTTCCGGCCAACGGGTGCGGCTGTCCCAGCAAAGCAGCAACGAGCGGGGGCAAGCCAGGGGTCAATTCCACGGCCAACTCTGCGATCGCCTGCCACCTCACCTACGTCCTTATCACCTAACAAAACTCAAACGACCAAAAATCAACTCACAACTAAGATGACAATCGAGTCGGATTGGGCGAGTGGTTTTTGCGTCAGGTTCCTAGTCCAGAATCCAACTCAGAAAGCTGTGCAGAATTGGCAGTTAGCTTTTCGGATGAATCAAGCCAACATTAACAATAGCTGGAACGGAAATTTCAACCGCCAAGGTTCGCAATACCAAGTCACACCGCCGAGTTGGGCAAGAGTCCTACAACCCAATCAAACCGTTGACCTAGGTTTTTGTGCCAACAAGTCAGGCTCCGACTACCGACCACAGCAAGTGTCTGTGTTCTAG
- a CDS encoding DNA-directed RNA polymerase subunit beta', with protein MAEQNSNQKPEAPVIFRNRVVDKGQLKKLISWSFTNYGTARTAQVADLLKDLGFRYATKAGVSISVDDLQIPPTKRALLDAAEEEIRETETRYTRGEITEVERFQKVIDTWNGTSEELKDEVVRHFKTTNPLNSVYMMAFSGARGNISQVRQLVGMRGLMADPQGEIIDLPIKTNFREGLTVTEYIISSYGARKGLVDTALRTADSGYLTRRLVDVAQDVIIRELDCGTQRGIPVRSMTDGDRVLIPLKDRLFGRVIAEDVVHPQTGEVVAARNQDLSDDLCHIIGQSGVETVMVRSPLTCEATRSVCQHCYGWSLAHAHMVDLGEAVGIIAAQSIGEPGTQLTMRTFHTGGVFTGEMARQVRATFEGTIRYAKRFRTRPYRTRHGDEALIAESNTDLMLESGSKKESFAIPQGSTLLVKDGEHVKKDQFLAEVPLAGRTQRTTEKASKDVASDLAGEVKFADIVPEEKKDRQGNTTRIAQRGGLIWILSGEVYNLPPGAEPTVKNGDRVDSSSVLAETKLITEHGGTVRLPQQEAEGKGGREVEIITASVLLDEARVRVESYQGRDHYLVETNHNQSFSLKATPGTKVTNNQVVAELIDDRYRTQTGGIIRYSGVEVAKRGKAKQGYEVVQGGTLLWIPEEAHEVNKDISLLLVEDGQYVEAGTEVVKDIFCQSNGVVEVIQKNDILREIVVKPGDLHMIDNPEEFMGKEPTLANPGQEVLPGLTLSELRFLEYVETPEGPAVLLRPVTEFVVPNEPSVPSQASTSEESGRTIQLRAVQRLPYKDGERVKSVEGLELLRTQLVLEIDQDAPQLAADIELIPDETDPEIMRLQLVILESLVIRRDIAADTTQGSTHTRLLVKDGEQIAPGAVVARTEIQCKESGEVRGIREGAEAIRRILVVRDADRVVISTQGKAPKVKEGDLLVAGTEIASGTKLEESGQVVGIGEGEVTLRIARPYRVSPGAVLHIDDGDLVQRGDNLVLLVFERTKTGDIIQGLPRIEELLEARKPKEACVLSERPGTAQVVYSDDDVAEVKVIEADGVMTDYPLGPGQNVIVSDGQEVGASEPLTDGPSNPHEILEIVFKVNRETLGVHDASLISLQKVQTFLVNEVQSVYQSQGIDISDKHIEVIVRQMTSKARVDDGGDTTMLPGELVELYQVQQVNEAMAITGGAPAEYTPVLLGITKASLNTDSFISAASFQETTRVLTEAAIEGKSDWLRGLKENVIIGRLIPAGTGFNAYEEVGSPDIDLTFDGTSVFDEDADLRDVVLDDRTARSYGLDGAFDDRPNFSFESFTAPVPGDEKPTSAILDDDELIDDEFTDVVDDDDEE; from the coding sequence ATGGCAGAGCAAAATTCAAATCAAAAGCCTGAAGCACCAGTGATTTTTCGGAATCGAGTGGTTGATAAAGGACAGCTTAAGAAACTAATTTCTTGGTCTTTTACCAACTACGGTACGGCTCGGACCGCCCAGGTGGCTGACTTATTGAAGGATCTGGGCTTTCGCTACGCTACGAAGGCAGGGGTTTCAATTAGTGTAGATGACCTACAAATACCTCCAACCAAGCGAGCGCTATTGGACGCAGCGGAAGAAGAAATTCGAGAAACGGAAACCCGTTATACCCGTGGCGAGATTACCGAAGTAGAGCGCTTTCAAAAGGTGATCGATACTTGGAACGGGACGAGCGAAGAACTCAAGGATGAGGTGGTACGCCACTTCAAAACCACCAATCCGTTGAACTCGGTTTACATGATGGCCTTCTCTGGGGCTAGAGGAAATATCTCCCAGGTGCGCCAACTAGTTGGTATGCGCGGACTGATGGCTGATCCGCAAGGTGAAATCATTGACTTGCCGATTAAGACCAATTTCCGAGAAGGTTTGACCGTTACTGAATACATCATTTCCTCCTACGGAGCGCGGAAGGGACTAGTAGACACTGCGCTCAGAACCGCAGACTCTGGATACCTCACCCGTCGTCTGGTGGACGTGGCCCAGGATGTGATTATTCGCGAACTCGACTGTGGCACTCAACGGGGTATCCCAGTGCGTAGCATGACCGACGGCGATCGCGTCTTGATTCCCCTGAAAGACCGCTTGTTTGGTCGAGTGATCGCAGAGGATGTGGTGCATCCGCAAACTGGAGAAGTGGTTGCTGCTCGGAACCAAGACCTCTCGGATGACCTCTGCCACATCATTGGTCAATCAGGCGTAGAAACAGTGATGGTGCGATCGCCTCTAACTTGTGAAGCGACTCGTTCTGTCTGTCAGCATTGCTACGGGTGGAGCTTGGCGCACGCTCACATGGTGGATTTGGGTGAAGCGGTTGGAATTATTGCTGCCCAATCTATTGGTGAGCCTGGAACGCAGCTAACCATGCGGACTTTCCACACTGGAGGGGTATTCACTGGAGAAATGGCGCGTCAGGTGCGGGCTACCTTTGAAGGCACCATCCGCTACGCTAAGCGTTTCCGGACTCGTCCCTACCGGACCCGTCACGGAGATGAAGCTTTAATTGCGGAAAGCAATACTGATCTGATGCTGGAGTCGGGTTCCAAGAAAGAATCCTTTGCGATTCCTCAAGGTTCAACTTTGCTCGTTAAAGATGGTGAGCATGTTAAGAAGGATCAATTCTTGGCAGAAGTCCCGCTGGCGGGCCGAACTCAGCGCACCACTGAAAAGGCTAGTAAAGACGTAGCTTCTGACTTGGCTGGAGAAGTCAAGTTTGCCGACATCGTTCCCGAAGAAAAGAAAGACCGTCAAGGCAACACCACCCGAATTGCTCAAAGAGGTGGCTTGATCTGGATTCTATCGGGTGAAGTTTACAACTTGCCCCCTGGTGCCGAACCGACCGTGAAGAACGGCGATCGCGTGGATTCTAGTAGCGTCCTCGCTGAAACCAAGCTGATCACGGAGCATGGTGGAACCGTGCGCCTACCTCAGCAGGAAGCGGAAGGTAAGGGCGGTCGTGAAGTTGAAATTATTACAGCTTCCGTATTGCTGGATGAAGCGCGAGTGCGGGTTGAGAGCTATCAAGGCCGCGACCACTACTTGGTCGAAACCAACCACAACCAGTCGTTCTCTCTCAAAGCAACGCCTGGAACGAAGGTGACAAACAACCAAGTCGTCGCAGAACTGATCGACGATCGCTACCGGACTCAAACCGGCGGGATAATTCGCTACTCTGGCGTTGAAGTGGCGAAGCGAGGTAAGGCTAAGCAAGGCTACGAAGTGGTTCAAGGCGGAACGCTGCTTTGGATTCCGGAAGAAGCGCACGAAGTGAATAAAGATATTTCTTTGCTCCTCGTTGAGGACGGCCAGTACGTCGAAGCAGGAACAGAAGTCGTTAAAGACATCTTCTGTCAAAGCAATGGTGTGGTCGAAGTCATTCAGAAGAATGACATTCTGCGGGAAATCGTGGTCAAGCCAGGGGACTTGCACATGATTGACAATCCCGAAGAATTTATGGGCAAAGAACCCACTTTGGCTAATCCTGGGCAAGAAGTGCTACCTGGTCTAACCCTTAGCGAACTCCGCTTCCTAGAGTATGTAGAAACACCCGAAGGTCCAGCCGTGCTCCTGCGTCCGGTTACCGAATTTGTGGTGCCAAACGAACCTTCTGTGCCGAGTCAAGCCTCAACTAGTGAAGAGTCTGGCCGTACCATTCAGCTACGTGCGGTACAACGCTTGCCTTACAAGGATGGAGAGCGGGTTAAGTCCGTAGAAGGTCTAGAATTACTTCGCACTCAGCTCGTGTTGGAGATTGATCAAGACGCACCTCAATTAGCTGCTGACATTGAGCTAATTCCGGACGAGACTGATCCAGAGATTATGCGGCTCCAACTCGTGATTCTGGAATCTTTAGTGATTCGTCGCGACATTGCCGCAGACACCACTCAAGGTAGTACTCACACTCGTCTCTTGGTCAAAGATGGCGAGCAGATTGCTCCTGGTGCTGTCGTAGCACGGACGGAAATTCAGTGTAAAGAGTCTGGTGAAGTACGAGGTATTCGCGAAGGAGCCGAAGCGATTCGCCGAATCCTCGTGGTGAGGGATGCTGACCGAGTGGTCATTAGCACTCAAGGCAAGGCTCCCAAAGTGAAAGAAGGTGACTTACTAGTAGCTGGCACAGAAATCGCCTCTGGTACCAAGCTAGAGGAATCTGGCCAAGTCGTTGGGATAGGCGAGGGTGAAGTTACCTTACGCATTGCTCGTCCTTATCGGGTGTCTCCTGGGGCCGTACTCCACATTGATGATGGGGATCTAGTCCAGCGAGGTGACAACTTGGTGCTGCTGGTGTTTGAGCGGACGAAAACTGGAGACATCATCCAAGGTTTGCCCAGAATTGAAGAATTATTGGAAGCTCGCAAACCTAAGGAAGCTTGTGTCCTGTCAGAACGTCCTGGTACCGCGCAAGTCGTCTACAGCGATGATGATGTGGCAGAAGTCAAAGTCATCGAAGCTGATGGCGTGATGACAGATTATCCCCTCGGTCCTGGTCAGAACGTGATTGTGTCAGATGGGCAGGAAGTTGGTGCATCAGAACCTCTCACGGATGGTCCTTCTAACCCCCACGAGATTTTGGAGATCGTCTTCAAGGTCAACCGCGAAACGTTGGGAGTTCATGACGCATCCCTGATTAGTTTGCAGAAGGTACAAACCTTCTTAGTGAACGAAGTGCAGTCTGTATATCAATCCCAAGGGATTGATATTTCCGACAAGCACATTGAAGTGATTGTGCGTCAGATGACTTCCAAGGCTCGCGTCGATGATGGTGGAGACACCACCATGTTGCCGGGTGAATTAGTGGAACTCTACCAAGTTCAGCAAGTAAACGAGGCAATGGCCATTACCGGGGGGGCACCTGCTGAGTACACTCCTGTGTTGTTGGGTATCACCAAGGCATCGCTCAACACGGACAGCTTTATTTCGGCGGCTAGTTTCCAGGAAACCACACGGGTGCTCACAGAAGCGGCGATTGAAGGGAAGTCCGACTGGTTGAGAGGTCTGAAGGAGAACGTGATCATTGGCCGCTTGATTCCAGCGGGTACTGGTTTCAATGCCTATGAAGAAGTGGGCAGTCCCGATATTGACCTTACCTTCGATGGCACCAGTGTCTTTGATGAAGATGCGGACCTCCGAGATGTGGTCTTAGACGATCGCACTGCTCGTAGCTACGGCTTGGATGGTGCATTCGACGATCGCCCCAACTTCAGCTTCGAAAGTTTCACGGCTCCTGTTCCCGGGGATGAAAAACCAACATCCGCCATCTTGGACGATGATGAACTGATTGATGATGAGTTTACCGATGTAGTAGATGATGACGATGAAGAGTAA
- the rpoB gene encoding DNA-directed RNA polymerase subunit beta, with protein MTNQTQTALAFTLPDLVEIQRSSFRWFLEEGLIEELESFSPITDYTGKLELHFLGKNYKLKRPKYDVDEAKRRDGTYAVQMYVPTRLINKETGEIKEQEVFIGDLPLMTDRGTFIINGAERVIVNQIVRSPGVYYKSETDKNGRRTYNASLIPNRGAWLKFETDKNDLVWVRIDKTRKLSAQVLLKALGLTDNEIFDALRHPEYFQKTIEKEGQFSEEEALMELYRKLRPGEPPTVSGGQQLLDSRFFDPKRYDLGRVGRYKLNKKLRLNVADTVRVLTAQDILAAIDYLINLEFDIGNIDDIDHLGNRRVRSVGELLQNQVRVGLNRLERIIRERMTVSDADSLTPASLVNPKPLVAAIKEFFGSSQLSQFMDQTNPLAELTHKRRLSALGPGGLTRERAGFAVRDIHPSHYGRICPIETPEGPNAGLIGSLATHARVNAYGFIETPFYPVETGCVLKDQPPIYMTADEEDDLRVAPGDIPMDEAGYIQGVTVPVRYRQDFTTTTPDQVDYVAVSPVQIISVAASLIPFLEHDDANRALMGSNMQRQAVPLLRPERPLVGTGLEAQAARDSGMVVVSRTDGEVTYVAADKLRVRDPQGREIEYPMQKYQRSNQDTCLNQRPIVFVGDRVVAGQVLADGSATEGGELALGQNVLVAYMPWEGYNYEDAILISERLVSDDVYTSIHVEKYEIEARQTKLGPEEITREIPNVGEDSLRQLDESGIIRIGAWVEAGDILVGKVTPKGESDQPPEEKLLRAIFGEKARDVRDNSLRVPNGEKGRVVDVRVFTREQGDELPPGANMVVRVYVAQKRKIQVGDKMAGRHGNKGIISRILPLEDMPYLPDGRPVDIVLNPLGVPSRMNVGQVFECLLAWAGENLDARFKVVPFDEMHGAEKSRETVHGKLQEASKRKGQPWLFDPDNAGKTQVFDGRTGEPFDQPVTIGKAYMLKLVHLVDDKIHARSTGPYSLVTQQPLGGKAQQGGQRFGEMEVWALEAFGAAYTLQELLTVKSDDMQGRNEALNAIVKGKAIPRPGTPESFKVLMRELQSLCLDIAVHKVETKEDGTSRDVEVDLMADVNSRRAPSRPTYESISREELEEEDA; from the coding sequence ATGACTAATCAGACTCAAACTGCACTGGCCTTCACCCTTCCAGATTTAGTTGAGATTCAGCGATCCAGTTTTCGCTGGTTCTTAGAAGAGGGACTCATTGAGGAGCTAGAGAGCTTCTCGCCTATTACCGATTACACGGGCAAACTGGAGTTACATTTCCTAGGTAAGAATTACAAACTGAAGCGACCCAAATACGACGTTGATGAAGCGAAGCGACGGGATGGCACTTATGCTGTCCAGATGTACGTTCCTACCCGCTTGATCAATAAAGAGACAGGTGAGATTAAAGAGCAGGAAGTTTTCATCGGTGACCTGCCTTTAATGACCGATCGCGGTACCTTCATTATTAACGGTGCTGAGCGGGTTATCGTCAATCAGATTGTTCGCAGCCCTGGCGTCTACTATAAGTCTGAAACTGACAAAAATGGTCGTCGTACCTATAATGCCAGCTTGATTCCCAACCGAGGCGCTTGGCTCAAGTTTGAGACTGACAAAAACGACTTGGTGTGGGTGCGGATTGACAAAACCCGCAAGCTATCTGCTCAGGTGTTGTTGAAGGCATTAGGTCTCACCGACAACGAAATTTTTGATGCCTTGCGTCACCCAGAGTACTTCCAGAAAACGATTGAGAAGGAAGGCCAGTTTAGCGAAGAAGAAGCTTTGATGGAGCTTTACCGCAAACTGCGTCCTGGTGAACCTCCAACCGTTTCCGGGGGACAACAACTGCTAGATTCCCGCTTCTTTGATCCTAAGCGTTACGACTTGGGTCGGGTGGGTCGCTATAAGCTCAACAAGAAACTCAGACTCAATGTGGCGGATACCGTTCGAGTCTTGACTGCTCAGGATATCTTGGCTGCCATTGATTACCTGATTAACTTGGAATTTGATATTGGCAACATTGATGACATCGATCACCTGGGCAACCGTCGGGTGCGCTCCGTGGGTGAGTTGTTGCAAAACCAAGTTAGAGTCGGCCTCAACCGTTTAGAGCGGATTATTCGAGAAAGGATGACCGTCTCGGATGCAGATTCTCTAACGCCTGCCTCTTTGGTGAACCCTAAGCCTCTCGTGGCTGCGATTAAAGAGTTCTTTGGTTCCAGCCAACTGTCTCAGTTCATGGACCAAACCAATCCTTTAGCCGAGTTGACCCACAAGCGTCGCCTCAGTGCCTTAGGCCCTGGTGGTTTGACGAGAGAGAGAGCAGGCTTTGCGGTACGGGATATTCACCCTAGTCACTACGGGCGGATTTGTCCGATTGAGACTCCAGAAGGTCCGAACGCTGGTTTGATCGGTTCTTTGGCAACTCATGCTCGCGTCAACGCCTACGGGTTCATTGAGACACCGTTTTATCCTGTGGAGACGGGATGCGTTCTGAAGGACCAACCCCCTATCTACATGACCGCAGATGAGGAAGATGATCTGCGGGTTGCTCCGGGTGATATTCCGATGGATGAGGCAGGTTACATTCAAGGTGTGACTGTTCCAGTGCGTTACCGCCAAGACTTCACGACCACTACGCCAGATCAGGTGGACTACGTGGCTGTCTCGCCCGTGCAAATCATTTCGGTGGCAGCTTCGTTGATTCCTTTCCTAGAGCATGATGACGCGAACCGCGCTCTGATGGGTTCTAACATGCAACGGCAAGCAGTTCCTCTGTTGCGGCCAGAGCGGCCTTTGGTGGGGACAGGTTTGGAAGCTCAGGCAGCGCGTGACTCCGGGATGGTTGTGGTCAGCCGAACCGACGGTGAAGTCACTTATGTAGCGGCTGATAAGCTACGAGTGAGAGATCCTCAAGGTCGCGAAATTGAGTATCCCATGCAGAAGTATCAGCGGTCTAACCAAGATACCTGCTTGAATCAACGCCCCATCGTGTTTGTGGGCGATCGCGTCGTGGCAGGTCAAGTCCTAGCTGATGGTTCAGCGACCGAAGGTGGAGAATTGGCTCTAGGACAAAACGTTCTAGTGGCTTACATGCCTTGGGAAGGCTACAACTACGAGGACGCGATCCTGATCAGCGAGCGCCTGGTTTCTGATGACGTCTACACTTCAATTCACGTTGAGAAATACGAGATTGAAGCGCGTCAAACCAAGCTTGGCCCCGAAGAAATCACCCGTGAAATTCCCAACGTCGGTGAAGACTCCCTCCGACAACTCGACGAAAGCGGCATCATTCGGATTGGCGCTTGGGTAGAAGCAGGCGACATTCTGGTTGGTAAAGTGACTCCCAAAGGAGAATCAGATCAGCCACCCGAAGAAAAGCTACTACGAGCGATCTTTGGTGAAAAAGCTAGAGATGTGCGTGATAACTCCCTGCGCGTCCCTAATGGCGAGAAAGGCCGAGTCGTGGATGTGCGAGTCTTTACCCGTGAGCAAGGAGATGAATTGCCGCCGGGTGCCAACATGGTCGTGCGGGTTTATGTAGCCCAGAAGCGCAAGATCCAAGTTGGGGATAAAATGGCAGGTCGTCACGGCAACAAGGGAATTATTTCCCGGATTTTGCCGCTCGAAGACATGCCTTACTTACCGGATGGTCGTCCTGTCGATATCGTGCTCAATCCTTTGGGCGTACCTTCTCGGATGAACGTGGGCCAAGTCTTTGAATGCCTCTTGGCTTGGGCGGGAGAGAACTTGGATGCCCGCTTCAAGGTCGTGCCTTTTGACGAAATGCACGGGGCAGAGAAGTCTCGTGAAACCGTGCACGGCAAGCTTCAGGAAGCGAGCAAGCGGAAGGGCCAACCTTGGTTGTTTGACCCTGACAATGCTGGCAAGACTCAAGTTTTTGACGGTCGGACTGGCGAACCTTTCGATCAACCTGTGACCATCGGTAAAGCTTACATGCTGAAGCTGGTGCACTTGGTGGATGACAAGATTCACGCTCGTTCTACTGGACCTTACTCGCTCGTCACGCAGCAGCCGTTGGGTGGTAAAGCTCAACAAGGCGGTCAGCGCTTTGGGGAAATGGAAGTGTGGGCACTGGAGGCATTTGGTGCCGCCTACACCTTGCAAGAGTTGTTGACTGTGAAGTCGGATGACATGCAGGGTCGGAATGAAGCCCTCAATGCGATCGTCAAAGGGAAAGCCATTCCTCGTCCGGGAACCCCAGAATCATTCAAGGTGTTGATGCGAGAACTCCAGTCTCTCTGTTTGGATATTGCAGTCCACAAGGTAGAGACGAAGGAGGACGGCACCAGCCGAGATGTAGAGGTAGACCTAATGGCGGACGTCAATAGCCGTCGAGCTCCCTCTCGCCCCACCTACGAATCCATTTCCAGAGAAGAACTGGAAGAAGAAGACGCTTAA
- a CDS encoding DNA-directed RNA polymerase subunit gamma, giving the protein MPKLEQRFDYVKIGLASPDRIRQWGERTLPNGQVVGEVTKPETINYRTLKPEMDGLFCERIFGPAKDWECHCGKYKRVRHRGIVCERCGVEVTESRVRRHRMGYIKLAAPVAHVWYLKGIPSYMAILLDMPLRDVEQIVYFNAYVVLNPGNAENLTYKQLLTEDQWIEIEDQIYSEDSPLEGVEVGIGAEALQRLLQDINLETEAEQLREEIATSKGQKRAKLIKRLRVIDNFIATGAQAEWMVLSVIPVIPPDLRPMVQLDGGRFATSDLNDLYRRVINRNNRLARLQEILAPEIIVRNEKRMLQEAVDALIDNGRRGRTVVGANNRPLKSLSDIIEGKQGRFRQNLLGKRVDYSGRSVIVVGPKLKIHQCGLPREMAIELFQPFVIHRLIRQGLVNNIKAAKKLIQRGDPSVWDVLQEVIDGHPVLLNRAPTLHRLGIQAFEPILVEGRAIQLHPLVCPAFNADFDGDQMAVHVPLSLESQAEARLLMLASNNILSPATGRPIVTPSQDMVLGCYYLTAENPTHQKGSGRYFSGLDDAITAYEQQQVDLHAYVWVRFDGAMESNEPDTDPLEVQESTDGTVTKVYKFRRTREDGEGNLISQYIRTTPGRIIYNKTIQDALTD; this is encoded by the coding sequence ATGCCAAAGCTAGAACAGCGATTTGACTACGTCAAAATTGGTCTGGCATCTCCGGATCGAATTCGCCAATGGGGGGAGCGGACTCTACCTAATGGGCAGGTGGTTGGTGAAGTCACAAAACCGGAAACCATCAACTACCGAACCTTGAAGCCAGAGATGGATGGTTTATTCTGTGAGCGGATCTTCGGCCCAGCTAAAGATTGGGAATGCCATTGTGGTAAGTACAAGCGAGTTCGGCATCGTGGGATCGTCTGTGAGCGTTGTGGCGTCGAAGTCACAGAATCTCGGGTGCGACGGCATCGCATGGGCTATATCAAGCTGGCTGCTCCTGTAGCTCACGTTTGGTACCTCAAGGGGATTCCGAGCTACATGGCGATTCTACTCGATATGCCTTTACGGGATGTGGAGCAGATTGTTTACTTTAACGCCTATGTGGTGCTCAATCCAGGTAATGCAGAAAATCTAACTTATAAGCAGCTGCTGACAGAAGACCAGTGGATTGAGATTGAAGACCAAATCTACAGCGAAGACTCCCCCCTAGAAGGGGTTGAAGTTGGCATTGGAGCCGAAGCACTGCAACGGTTGCTGCAAGACATCAACTTAGAAACAGAAGCCGAGCAGCTGCGTGAGGAAATTGCGACCTCCAAGGGTCAGAAGCGAGCCAAGTTGATTAAGCGACTGCGTGTGATTGACAACTTCATTGCAACCGGCGCTCAAGCTGAATGGATGGTGTTGTCGGTAATTCCGGTGATTCCGCCGGATTTGCGGCCAATGGTGCAGTTGGATGGAGGCCGTTTTGCGACCTCTGACTTGAATGACTTATATCGGCGAGTGATCAACCGCAACAACCGTCTAGCCCGTCTACAAGAAATTCTGGCTCCTGAAATTATTGTCCGTAACGAGAAACGGATGCTTCAGGAAGCAGTGGATGCCTTGATCGACAATGGTCGTCGCGGACGAACCGTAGTAGGTGCCAACAACCGTCCTTTGAAGTCGCTGTCAGACATTATTGAAGGTAAGCAAGGTCGCTTCCGCCAGAACCTATTGGGTAAGCGGGTAGATTACTCTGGCCGTTCTGTGATTGTGGTAGGTCCGAAACTCAAGATCCACCAATGCGGACTGCCACGGGAAATGGCGATCGAGCTATTCCAACCTTTCGTGATTCATCGGCTGATTCGCCAAGGCTTAGTCAACAACATCAAGGCTGCGAAGAAGCTAATCCAGCGGGGCGATCCGAGTGTTTGGGATGTGCTGCAAGAAGTGATTGATGGTCACCCAGTGCTGCTAAACCGAGCGCCAACCCTGCACCGCTTAGGGATTCAGGCGTTTGAGCCGATTTTGGTAGAAGGCCGCGCGATTCAATTGCACCCATTGGTTTGTCCCGCGTTTAACGCTGACTTTGATGGTGACCAAATGGCCGTTCACGTGCCACTCTCGCTAGAATCGCAAGCAGAGGCTCGGCTGCTGATGCTGGCTTCTAATAATATCTTGTCGCCAGCGACAGGTCGCCCAATTGTCACTCCGAGTCAAGACATGGTGTTGGGTTGCTATTACTTGACTGCGGAGAATCCTACTCATCAGAAGGGTTCAGGCCGTTATTTTTCTGGCTTAGATGACGCGATCACGGCCTATGAGCAGCAACAGGTTGACCTTCATGCTTACGTTTGGGTGCGCTTTGATGGTGCTATGGAATCCAATGAACCGGATACAGACCCATTAGAAGTCCAAGAGTCTACGGATGGTACGGTCACCAAGGTTTATAAGTTCCGCAGAACCCGTGAAGACGGGGAGGGGAATTTGATCTCGCAGTATATTCGGACGACTCCAGGACGAATTATTTACAACAAGACGATTCAAGACGCCTTGACTGACTAA